From Enterococcus mundtii, the proteins below share one genomic window:
- a CDS encoding DUF5590 domain-containing protein: MKNQTNKEHTINRVLLGLIIALLAVIVISTIFYLRATRPMTQAKQEATKLAEQYANLEEVDQFYWFTREATYFSLTGQNDKGQDIAVIIPKSGERVKVLEQKAGLTEEAARQEISQKHPDQQVEKASLGMYKDEPVWEVIAKTPDDQLNYYLISFETGEEVKVISGI, from the coding sequence TTGAAGAATCAGACAAACAAAGAACATACGATCAATCGCGTGTTGTTGGGCTTGATCATCGCTTTATTAGCAGTAATCGTGATCAGCACTATTTTTTATCTGCGTGCGACACGCCCAATGACGCAAGCGAAACAAGAGGCGACAAAGCTAGCTGAACAATATGCAAATCTCGAGGAAGTGGACCAATTCTATTGGTTTACTCGAGAAGCCACTTATTTTTCATTAACAGGCCAAAACGATAAAGGGCAAGATATTGCAGTGATCATTCCTAAATCAGGTGAGCGAGTAAAAGTCTTAGAACAAAAAGCAGGATTGACCGAAGAAGCTGCCCGCCAAGAAATCAGCCAGAAGCATCCCGATCAACAAGTGGAAAAAGCTTCCTTAGGGATGTACAAAGATGAACCAGTATGGGAAGTCATTGCCAAAACGCCAGATGACCAGTTGAATTATTATTTAATTTCTTTTGAAACGGGAGAGGAAGTCAAAGTCATCAGCGGGATATAG